One segment of Haliotis asinina isolate JCU_RB_2024 chromosome 12, JCU_Hal_asi_v2, whole genome shotgun sequence DNA contains the following:
- the LOC137258523 gene encoding nudC domain-containing protein 1-like has product MLISNNMAVQGDLRIQRELVNPHFDGYKLSLDHLPVYTKTLNKGIDVSKLTDEQFSYHHAKLLSVHNHLISDPWQPVSVYFVDSDWAIHRAFGTDGNRVDISDSLFVILESANLRLQHGRFNVTLTFPTEQLAVLSDGAGNLYLLDTGDRKGAPKQWKSLYTKPVLGDGKQFIVVDSVHHSDNETDRVECLLMYVEEREAEAGSSMSPFLTVIEWITIASVDKKTWCVERTRRLEGSKPYDYTALDKGGNSVLISASQRYKLVSDSVKPVQPDSEGDWEVVGRDDKLPEYTWTQDNEDIHVQFTVPTTVSKADIYLTLSADHVDFGVKNSTVLLKGALHNEVDVEASTWTIEGQRLVLSLSKENQTAWPTVVIGDNRGEMILDPGQINQIHDRLASYTSEQMNPPPEDAHGKPFNTQELEDCDASTEDSTWFMRIDGETHKISNEVYLSSHQWLFNVCLESSKTPAVCLRYDCDGSLWQPGDAAKDGKQILDHVGMLHAFGYVQASKVQRKFSSCSPDMSYAVISDCTRHLYIYRQHMPIASPLRNRKTGRQVNAVAKQQVVALDTTDDVLGLRATNDRIFVMTSSSLFVVRLHTEE; this is encoded by the exons ATGTTAATCAGTAACAACATGGCGGTGCAGGGAGATTTGCGAATCCAAAGAGAACTGGTAAACCCACATTTTGACGGATATAAACTTTCCCTGGATCATTTACCAGTTTACACAAAGACATTAAATAAAG GCATTGATGTCAGTAAGTTGACAGATGAGCAGTTCTCATACCATCATGCAAAGCTGCTGTCTGTACACAACCATTTGATCTCTGATCCGTGGCAGCCTGTGTCAGTGTACTTCGTTGATAGTGACTGGGCCATTCACAGAGCATTTGGAACTGAT GGAAACCGTGTCGACATCAGTGATTCATTATTTGTTATCCTGGAGTCCGCGAATTTGAGGCTGCAACATGGACGTTTTAATGTGACGCTGACCTTCCCTACAGAACAGCTGGCAGTGTTGTCTGATGGAGCAGGAAATTTGTATCTTTTAGACACTGGCGACAGAAAGGGGGCACCAAAACAATGGAAA AGCCTGTACACCAAACCGGTGCTTGGTGATGGGAAGCAGTTCATTGTTGTTGACTCTGTACACCACTCGGACAATGAGACAGACCGCGTGGAGTGTCTCCTCATGTACGTGGAGGAGAGGGAGGCCGAGGCTGGATCCTCCATGTCTCCTTTCCTCACAGTCATTGAGTGGATTACCATAGCAtcag TTGACAAGAAGACCTGGTGTGTGGAGAGGACCAGACGGTTGGAAGGAAGCAAGCCCTATGACTATACGGCATTAGACAAGGGGGGCAACTCTGTCCTGATTTCAGCTAGTCAGCGTTACAAGCTGGTGTCTGATTCTGTGAAGCCGGTGCAGCCGGATTCAGAGGGAGACTGGGAAGTTGTCGGGAGAGATG ATAAGCTCCCTGAGTACACCTGGACACAGGACAATGAGGACATACATGTCCAGTTCACGGTCCCCACCACAGTCAGCAAGGCTGACATCTATCTGACCCTCAGTGCAGACCATGTGGATTTCGGGGTCAAGAACAGCACTGTGCTTCTGAAGGGGGCGCTGCACAACGAGGTGGATGTTGAGGCCAGCACATGGACCATTGAAGGACAGAG ATTGGTTCTGTCCTTATCCAAAGAGAATCAGACTGCATGGCCGACTGTAGTCATTGGAGACAACAGAGGAGAGATGATCTTAGACCCCGGCCAAATCAACCAGATACACGACAGACTGGCCTCATATACGTCAGAACAGATG AACCCACCTCCAGAGGACGCCCATGGGAAGCCATTCAACACCCAGGAACTGGAAGACTGTGATGCCAGCACTGAGGACAGTACATGGTTCATGCGGATAGATGGGGAAACTCACAAGATTTCTAATGAG GTGTATCTCAGCAGTCATCAGTGGCTGTTCAATGTGTGCCTGGAATCCAGTAAAACCCCCGCGGTATGTCTCAGGTATGATTGCGATGGGTCACTATGGCAACCAGGTGATGCTGCAAAAGATGGCAAACAAATTCTTGATCATGTCGGAATGCTCCATGCATTTGGATATGTGCAAGCATCTAAGGTCCAGCGAAAGTTTTCGTCCTGCTCCCCAGAtatgtcatatgctgtgatatCTGACTGCACACGACATCTGTACATTTACAGGCAGCACATGCCGATTGCCTCCCCTTTGAGGAACAGGAAGACGGGGCGGCAGGTGAATGCAGTTGCTAAGCAACAGGTGGTTGCCCTAGATACCACCGATGATGTTTTGGGACTGCGGGCAACAAATGACAGAATATTTGTGATGACGAGTAGTTCGCTGTTTGTGGTGAGACTACACACTGAAGAGTAG